One Lactobacillus sp. ESL0785 DNA window includes the following coding sequences:
- a CDS encoding helix-turn-helix transcriptional regulator yields the protein MSINLGKEICRRRREQKLTQEDLAELSDLSVNFISRLERTKNQNISIQKLDSIARALNTTTPDIIMNAYRFKEVKVENHQDNTPVFIKKVLNELRKMAPEKAERVCKSFIILAKEINKD from the coding sequence ATGAGTATAAATTTAGGAAAAGAAATATGCCGTCGACGACGTGAACAAAAGCTGACACAGGAGGATCTCGCTGAATTAAGTGATTTGTCAGTTAACTTTATTTCTCGGCTTGAACGGACCAAGAACCAAAACATTAGTATTCAAAAGCTTGACTCAATTGCTAGAGCTTTAAATACAACTACACCAGATATTATCATGAATGCTTACCGCTTCAAGGAAGTTAAGGTAGAAAATCATCAAGATAATACTCCGGTATTTATCAAAAAGGTTCTTAATGAATTAAGAAAAATGGCGCCTGAAAAGGCTGAAAGAGTATGTAAATCTTTCATTATCTTAGCTAAAGAAATTAATAAAGACTAG
- the xerS gene encoding tyrosine recombinase XerS, producing METKKYLDLIAAELSTMPDFVKEYNFGTNHSLTTTYQYLTEIRRFFDWLRREGISDASDNQHVSTATLANLRRNDIMLYINYLGHIKNQQGHLNSPTTINRSINALRSLFKFLTITADNNNGQPYFERNVMLKIDSLNNTKTLNYRAHILESHMYIGKLKYQFLDFIEKDYEQHCNQHAVPAFKLNKERDMAIIALILGTGIRVSECAGVNVADLNLKKATLDVTRKGGQRDSVPIAEWTLDYIVEYQKIRQARYSASKKETAFFLTRWHHQTRRITTNAIEKMVNKYSASFGHPLTPHKLRHTLASELYDVTKDQVLVAQQLGQKGTSATDLYTHVDQKKQRAALNEISETDK from the coding sequence GTGGAAACCAAAAAATATTTAGATTTAATTGCTGCCGAATTAAGTACCATGCCGGATTTTGTTAAAGAATACAACTTTGGTACTAATCATTCCCTAACAACAACTTACCAATATTTAACTGAAATCAGGCGTTTCTTTGACTGGCTGCGACGTGAAGGAATTTCTGATGCTAGTGATAATCAACATGTTAGTACTGCTACGTTAGCTAATTTAAGACGTAATGATATTATGCTATACATCAATTACTTAGGACATATTAAAAACCAGCAAGGTCACCTTAATTCACCTACAACAATCAATCGTTCAATTAATGCCTTGCGCTCATTGTTTAAGTTTTTAACAATTACTGCTGATAATAATAATGGTCAGCCCTACTTTGAGCGTAACGTAATGTTAAAGATCGATTCGTTAAATAATACAAAGACATTAAATTATCGTGCTCATATTCTTGAATCCCATATGTATATCGGTAAATTAAAGTATCAGTTTCTTGATTTTATTGAAAAAGACTATGAACAGCACTGTAATCAACATGCTGTGCCCGCCTTCAAATTGAATAAAGAACGTGATATGGCAATCATTGCTTTAATTTTAGGGACTGGTATTCGCGTTTCTGAATGTGCTGGTGTTAATGTAGCGGATTTGAATTTAAAGAAAGCCACCCTTGATGTAACTCGTAAAGGCGGGCAACGTGACAGTGTACCGATTGCTGAATGGACACTAGATTATATTGTTGAATATCAAAAAATCCGGCAGGCACGTTATTCTGCTTCTAAAAAAGAAACAGCCTTTTTTCTAACTCGTTGGCATCACCAAACTAGACGGATCACGACTAATGCAATTGAAAAAATGGTTAATAAATATTCGGCCAGCTTTGGTCATCCATTAACACCTCATAAATTACGGCATACTCTTGCTTCCGAGCTTTATGATGTAACTAAGGATCAAGTCCTTGTAGCACAACAATTAGGTCAAAAAGGTACTTCAGCCACAGATTTGTATACCCATGTTGACCAGAAAAAACAACGTGCAGCGTTAAATGAAATTTCTGAAACTGATAAATAA
- a CDS encoding DegV family protein, which translates to MKIALVTDSTSVISPQEAEANNIIVVPIPIIIGSKEYLEGVNITSDKLFELQRQGADFPKTSQPSMGDMISLFNHLHEEGYEAIIAITLSSGISGFYQTLCNIAKTNPEYGLHPVDTQMTVRLQGNLVLAAARMINNGLGLETILDHLEKIRATIDELFVVNDLKNLSRGGRLSNAGAFIGSMLNIKPLLTFKNGEIIAFDKIRSMKRAFNKIERLTIEKIDQLPYKDKIKLFIIDSNDEHQAEEAKQFLLEQFPDKTISVTKFSPVIATHLGEKSLAIGWMIDIDKIDLTK; encoded by the coding sequence ATGAAAATTGCATTAGTTACCGATAGTACTAGCGTTATATCTCCACAGGAAGCTGAAGCCAACAATATTATCGTTGTTCCAATCCCAATTATTATTGGTAGTAAGGAATATTTAGAAGGCGTTAATATTACTTCTGATAAGCTTTTTGAATTGCAAAGGCAGGGTGCGGATTTTCCGAAAACCTCACAGCCAAGCATGGGTGACATGATTAGTCTCTTTAATCATTTACATGAAGAGGGTTATGAAGCCATTATTGCAATTACACTTTCGAGCGGTATCTCAGGTTTTTATCAAACTCTTTGCAATATTGCAAAGACTAATCCTGAATATGGTTTACATCCAGTTGATACGCAAATGACGGTGCGACTACAAGGAAATCTTGTTCTTGCTGCTGCGCGTATGATCAATAATGGTTTAGGCTTAGAGACCATCCTCGATCACTTAGAAAAAATTCGCGCAACTATTGACGAACTATTTGTTGTTAATGATCTTAAAAATCTTAGTCGCGGTGGCCGTTTAAGTAATGCTGGCGCTTTTATTGGTTCAATGTTAAATATCAAGCCTTTATTAACCTTCAAGAATGGTGAAATTATTGCTTTTGACAAAATTCGCTCAATGAAGCGAGCTTTTAACAAGATAGAACGTTTAACTATTGAAAAAATTGACCAACTACCATATAAAGATAAAATTAAGTTATTCATTATCGATTCGAATGATGAACATCAAGCTGAAGAAGCCAAGCAATTTTTGCTTGAACAGTTTCCTGATAAGACAATTTCTGTTACCAAGTTTAGTCCTGTGATTGCAACTCATTTAGGTGAAAAATCATTGGCAATTGGTTGGATGATTGATATTGATAAAATTGATTTAACCAAGTAA
- a CDS encoding NUDIX hydrolase: MDKKDQFTNWAVELQSLAQNGLEYGHDRFDLERYERIRVIATEMMAAKTGLPLKKVKSLFSSDDGYQTPKLGTRAAIFKDEQILLVRETIDGAWSLPGGWCEPNMSVKDNCIKEAKEESGREISVERIIALRNHDHTIRGERAINVVNVFFLCHEHGGTFNQNTETSACRYFSQDKLPQLSEQRTTQEEINLCFAAKNDPNWQPKFE; this comes from the coding sequence ATGGATAAAAAGGATCAATTTACTAATTGGGCAGTTGAACTGCAAAGTTTAGCGCAAAACGGTTTGGAATATGGCCATGATCGGTTTGATTTAGAACGTTATGAACGGATTCGCGTGATTGCTACCGAAATGATGGCCGCTAAAACCGGTTTGCCGCTAAAGAAAGTCAAATCGCTCTTTAGCAGTGATGATGGTTATCAAACACCTAAATTAGGTACTAGAGCAGCAATTTTTAAAGATGAACAAATTTTATTAGTTCGTGAAACTATTGATGGGGCATGGTCATTGCCGGGTGGCTGGTGTGAACCCAACATGTCAGTTAAAGACAATTGTATTAAGGAAGCTAAAGAAGAGTCTGGTCGCGAAATTTCAGTAGAACGAATAATTGCACTGCGTAACCATGATCATACAATTCGTGGTGAACGTGCAATTAACGTTGTCAATGTTTTCTTTTTGTGTCATGAACATGGCGGCACTTTTAATCAAAACACTGAAACTAGTGCATGCCGTTATTTTAGTCAAGATAAGCTACCACAACTTTCAGAACAAAGAACTACCCAAGAAGAGATTAACTTGTGCTTTGCCGCCAAAAATGATCCTAATTGGCAACCAAAATTCGAATAA